One genomic segment of Panicum virgatum strain AP13 chromosome 2N, P.virgatum_v5, whole genome shotgun sequence includes these proteins:
- the LOC120661208 gene encoding beta-glucosidase 32-like, which translates to MAPPLSSFSVLRRSRAHRKPRLLFFLLAVITAGVVPRSANAITRRDFPEGFVFGAGSSAFQVEGAAAEDGRAPSIWDTFTHEGYSYDGSTADVSADQYHHYKEDVKLMHVMGLDAYRFSIAWPRLIPDGRGEINPKALEYYNNLIDDLILHGIEPHVTIYHFDLPQVLQDEYGGLLSPRFIEDYTAFAEVCFKNFGDRVKHWVTVNEPNIEPIGGYDIGSQPPRRCSYPFGENCTGGNSSTEPYIAAHHLLLAHVSAVSLYRSKYEPIQGGRIGITLLGWWHEPATNTSQDAAAASRMNDFHLGWFMHPLVYGDYPPVMRSRVGGRLPRLSAEESAAVRGSFDFVGFNHYLILRVRSSGEEEEDSGQRSRDYYVDAAVQNPLQTITEGRIESPPWALGKLLEHLKVKYGNPPVVIHENGVGDAPDGTPGAIEFDDEFRSEFLQSYLEVLYQSIRNGSDARGYFVWSFLDVFEFLFAYELRFGLCGVDMAAAARTRYPRSSARWYAGFLRGGELRPPPPARPHVAA; encoded by the exons ATGGCACCACCGCTCAGCAGCTTCTCCGTGCTCCGACGAAGCCGAGCGCACCGGAAGCCGCGGCTGCTCTTCTTCTTGCTCGCCGTCATCACCGCCGGCGTCGTGCCGAGGAGCGCCAACGCGATCACCCGGCGCGACTTCCCCGAGGGGTTCGTCTTCGGCGCCGGGTCATCGGCTTTCCAG GTGGAAGGGGCAGCTGCAGAGGATGGAAGGGCACCAAGTATTTGGGACACCTTCACCCATGAAG GTTATTCGTACGACGGATCCACTGCAGATGTTTCAGCAGATCAGTATCACCACTACAAG GAAGACGTAAAGCTTATGCATGTGATGGGTTTAGACGCCTACAGATTCTCAATTGCTTGGCCCAGGCTTATTCCTG ATGGAAGAGGAGAGATCAACCCAAAAGCTTTGGAATACTACAACAATCTCATAGATGACCTGATACTGCACG GGATTGAGCCTCATGTCACCATCTACCATTTTGATCTTCCTCAGGTCCTTCAGGATGAATACGGCGGACTCCTCAGCCCCAGATTCAT AGAAGACTACACTGCATTTGCAGAAGTCTGCTTCAAGAACTTCGGGGACAGGGTGAAGCACTGGGTCACCGTCAACGAGCCCAACATAGAGCCCATCGGCGGCTACGACATTGGCTCAcagccgccgcggcgctgctccTATCCCTTCGGCGAGAACTGCACCGGCGGCAACTCCTCGACGGAGCCGTACATCGCcgcgcaccacctcctccttgcACACGTCTCTGCAGTGTCCTTGTACAGGAGCAAGTACGAG CCGATCCAAGGAGGCCGGATAGGGATCACGCTCCTGGGCTGGTGGCACGAGCCTGCCACCAACACGTCGCAGGATGCAGCCGCTGCGTCGAGGATGAACGACTTTCACCTCGGATG GTTCATGCACCCGTTGGTGTACGGGGACTACCCGCCGGTGATGAGGAGCAGGGTGGGCGGCCGGCTGCCGCGTCTGTCCGCGGaggagtcggcggcggtgcgcgggtCCTTCGACTTCGTCGGCTTCAACCACTACCTCATCCTACGAGTCCGGTCgtccggggaggaggaggaggattccGGCCAGAGGTCCCGGGACTACTACGTTGATGCGGCCGTCCAGA ATCCACTCCAGACCATCACGGAG GGCCGCATCGAGTCCCCCCCATGGGCGCTGGGGAAGCTGCTGGAGCACCTGAAGGTGAAGTACGGCAACCCTCCCGTCGTCATCCATGAAAATG GGGTAGGAGACGCCCCCGACGGCACGCCGGGCGCGATCGAGTTCGACGACGAGTTCAGGTCCGAGTTCCTGCAGAGCTACCTGGAGGTGCTCTACCAGTCCATACG GAACGGGTCGGACGCGCGGGGCTACTTCGTGTGGTCGTTCCTGGACGTGTTCGAGTTCCTCTTCGCCTACGAGCTGCGCTTCGGGCTGTGCGGCGTGGacatggccgccgcggcgcgcacgCGGTACCCGCGGAGCTCCGCGCGCTGGTACGCCGGcttcctccgcggcggcgagctccgcccgccgccgcccgccaggcCGCACGTCGCCGCGTGA
- the LOC120661209 gene encoding hsp70 nucleotide exchange factor FES1-like, protein MAKARAHASKRTTHHLLLAVSLSVSVLLPLLLPAAATAAVAVVEGDGEIKSALGAGRQWATGKDEVNLVAERDTAGGGLVEEDEFAGGFGSLDSMLQWAIGNSDPEKLKEEAADVQKLSADELLKRRQEIKELMEKLKMPSDADLMKIAIADLKNSSVSLEDRQRALQELLVLVEPIDNANDLDKLGGLLPVIQELNNANEEIRTTSAWILGTASQNNALVQNQILDYGALVRLVKMGYSTSTEEAAKALHAISALIRNNVNGQEAFHSENGGAMLQHILGSNSIDVRLQKKAVFLVTDLADFQLNSGNPQLPFLSDRLFLKSIVDMLSNFDLDLHEKVLLAIKSLLKLSSTDVEDFEFYDLEGVLLRLGVQLEDLTPEDQKEFAAEVDGLRREVQTLFQQKLKQGKATAT, encoded by the exons ATGGCGAAGGCAAGGGCACACGCGTCGAAGCGAACCACCCATCACCTCCTACTCGCGGTTTCCCTCTCTGTTTCCGTTCTCCTCCCGCTGCtcttgccggcggcggcaaccgccgcggtggcggtggtggagggggaTGGGGAGATCAAGTCGGCGCTGGGGGCCGGGAGGCAGTGGGCGACCGGGAAGGACGAGGTGAATCTGGTTGCGGAAAGGGATACTGCTGGAGGCGGTTTGGTGGAGGAGGACGAGTTCGCTGGTGGCTTCGGCTCCCTCGATAGCATGCTGCAGTGGGCGATTG GAAATTCTGATCCGGAGAAGCTGAAAGAGGAGGCAGCTGATGTGCAGAAATTGTCTGCAGATGAGCTGCTGAAGCGGCGTCAGGAGATCAAG GAGTTGATGGAGAAGTTAAAGatgccatcagatgctgacttAATGAAAATTGCAATTGCTGACTTAAAAAACTCTTCCGTTTCTCTGGAGGATCGCCAGCGTGCATTGCAGGAACTTTTAGTTCTTGTTGAGCCCATTGACAATGCTAATG ATCTTGACAAACTTGGGGGCCTTCTTCCTGTGATTCAAGAGCTTAATAATGCAAATGAAGAAATACGGACCACCTCTGCATGGATCCTTGGTACAGCCAGTCAGAATAATGCACTTGTACAAAACCAG ATCCTCGATTATGGAGCTTTGGTGAGGTTGGTGAAGATGGGCTATTCGACATCTACAGAAGAAGCTGCAAAAGCATTACATGCTATATCTGCTTTGATCAGAAACAATGTAAATGGTCAAGAGGCATTCCATTCAGAAAATGGGGGTGCAATGTTGCAG CACATATTGGGGAGCAACAGTATTGATGTTAGGCTACAGAAGAAGGCAGTGTTTTTAGTAACAGATCTGGCAGACTTTCAGCTAAATTCTGGAAACCCACAACTTCCTTTCTTAAGTGACCGCCTTTTCTTGAAGTCAATAGTTGATATGTTGTCAAATTTTGACCTAGATCTTCATGAAAAG GTCTTGTTGGCCATTAAGAGTCTACTGAAACTTTCCTCAACTGATGTGGAGGATTTTGAGTTCTATGACCTTGAGGGTGTTCTGCTCAGACTAGGGGTACAGTTGGAGGATTTGACACCAGAGGATCAAAAGGAGTTCGCTGCGGAGGTTGATGGCCTTCGAAGAGAAGTTCAGACGCTCTTCCAACAGAAGCTCAAGCAG GGTAAAGCAACTGCGACATGA
- the LOC120661207 gene encoding beta-glucosidase 31-like — translation MGKALGGAALLLHLLVLPAALAEALTRADFPPGFVFGVGSSAYQVEGAVAEDGRKPSIWDTFTHGGYSIDNATGDVTADQYHKYKEDVELLHEMGVDAYRMSIAWPRLIPDGRGAVNPKGLEYYNNLIDELLSYGIQPHVTIYHFDFPQALQDEYNGLLSPRFIEDFTAYADVCFKNFGDRVKYWSTVNEPNIEPIGGYDQGINPPRRCSYPFGFACEEGNSTTEPYIVAHHLLLAHASAVSLYREKYQAEQGGRIGLTLLGWWYEPATETPDDIAAAARMNDFHIGWFMHPMVYGDYPPVMRKNVGSRLPSFTDEERKRVTGSFDFVGFNHYIAVYVKADLSRLDQKLRDYMFDAAVAYDMPFLKSNNQFPFGLTNDFNASTPWALKKMLKHLQVKYKNPAVMIHENGAAGQPDPSGANTYDDEFRSQFLQDYIEATLHSIRNGSNVQGYFVWSFLDVFEYLFGYRLRFGVYGVDFNSTERTRYQRHSAKWYSSFLRGDELRPVALPDGAYSQ, via the exons ATGGGGAAGGCGCTCGGCGGCGCtgctctcctcctccacctcctcgtccTGCCGGCCGCGCTCGCGGAGGCGCTCACCCGGGCCGACTTCCCCCCGGGGTTCGTCTTCGGCGTCGGCTCCTCCGCCTACCAG GTTGAAGGTGCAGTTGCAGAGGATGGAAGGAAGCCTAGCATCTGGGACACATTCACCCATGGAG GCTATTCTATTGACAATGCGACAGGTGATGTAACTGCAGACCAGTACCACAAGTACAAG GAAGATGTAGAACTTTTGCATGAGATGGGTGTCGATGCATACAGGATGTCAATTGCCTGGCCTCGACTTATTCCTG ATGGTCGGGGAGCTGTCAATCCGAAGGGACTGGAGTACTACAACAATCTAATAGATGAACTCCTTAGTTACG GAATACAGCCTCATGTAACGATCTATCATTTCGATTTTCCTCAGGCTCTTCAAGATGAGTACAACGGATTGCTTAGTCCTAGATTCAT AGAGGACTTCACGGCGTATGCAGATGTGTGCTTTAAGAACTTTGGCGACAGAGTGAAGTACTGGAGCACTGTCAATGAGCCTAACATTGAACCAATTGGCGGATACGACCAAGGAATCAACCCGCCACGGCGATGCTCATACCCATTTGGCTTTGCTTGTGAGGAAGGCAACTCCACCACAGAGCCATACATAGTAGCACACCACCTTCTGCTTGCACATGCCTCGGCAGTGTCCCTGTATAGAGAGAAGTACCAG GCTGAGCAAGGAGGACGAATTGGACTAACTTTGCTTGGTTGGTGGTATGAGCCTGCAACGGAAACTCCTGATGACATAGCAGCAGCTGCAAGGATGAATGACTTCCACATTGGATG GTTCATGCATCCTATGGTGTATGGAGACTACCCTCCTGTGATGAGGAAGAATGTAGGGTCCAGGCTACCGTCCTTCACCGATGAAGAGAGGAAAAGAGTGACGGGATCTTTTGATTTTGTCGGATTTAACCACTACATTGCCGTCTACGTGAAAGCTGATCTTAGCCGACTGGACCAGAAACTGAGAGATTACATGTTTGATGCGGCTGTGGCATACGACA TGCCATTCCTGAAGTCAAATAACCAATTCCCATTCGGGCTGACGAACGATTTTAATGCGTCCACCCCCTGGGCTCTGAAGAAAATGCTGAAGCATCTCCAAGTGAAATACAAGAACCCTGCCGTGATGATCCATGAAAATG GAGCTGCTGGCCAGCCTGACCCATCTGGCGCCAACACTTACGACGACGAGTTCAGGTCACAGTTCCTGCAGGATTACATCGAAGCCACACTTCATTCCATCAG GAACGGATCAAACGTGCAGGGTTACTTCGTGTGGTCATTCCTGGACGTGTTCGAGTACCTATTCGGCTACCGCCTCCGGTTCGGTGTCTACGGTGTCGACTTCAactcgacggaaaggacaagGTATCAGAGGCACTCGGCGAAGTGGTACTCCAGCTTCCTCCGGGGTGATGAGCTCAGGCCGGTGGCTCTGCCTGACGGAGCTTACTCCCAGTGA